From Nilaparvata lugens isolate BPH chromosome 7, ASM1435652v1, whole genome shotgun sequence, one genomic window encodes:
- the LOC111063237 gene encoding uncharacterized protein LOC111063237 isoform X2 produces the protein MSQPNSFFMRRGDYLNDRESDRNFDSQFYNHRQNSYQNEYQDASSSDAGRNSDRTYTAEDRGYKSSLKMNENRFNNSRDGPYRSTDRSYQVPYHRKYPPSRNDFNSEYQPKYQQYSPKNQFRSDSQPETPPRSSRNQFCPDNPPHLSRNQFQPDFTAYSSSNPSKNLSRPEFPTECQPYPPSNQYRQQFPTESSSNLPSDRYRQQLPTESSSNLPSDRYRQHSPTRSSSNPSSNRFSQQFQPESSSNPSSNRFSQQSPTGSSSNTSSNRYRQQSPTRSSSNLPSDRYRQHSPTRSSSNPSSNRFSQQFPTESSSNLLSDRYRQQSPTRSSSNPSSNRFSQHFPPESSSNLPSDRYRQQFSAESQPCRPENQCDSNSLAKNPSYPPRNQFCSEFPTESSPNPIRNKFYTQDQHQSYRNEKFEPQEPNWHHPNVGEFERMVSFKCNQKNQQQSPLDRIPALSSQNPLNSYNNESINAASSKNGSNVGNKFQSLKQGLDRIKNTPYSKNVKQVKEKNNMKQQVISPEESKHADEFRLIEHIIPVEKEYSEITIDDIKNREGPVGDIVIMNNKHKDKTYFKILKETAETWNMLFYLNSEQCVSAEGKISWIATVLFNDVELSKAQGENKGEVRTAAGARALWKLYQWYFTVEKDEAKKTRTHDILKGDSGLNDFHIVPNRASQIGVASVKATFQTIKNKNLNHLRKQIESYANDQTCLGYLILSENFNASTRKSLIEYAKTFKNLQTPKFNWNQKSQVVITKLEDVPVGWALIEKILEKRDLYKSSGEYQLYFPGKFPFPIPYAFPGVEFLTP, from the exons ATGAGTCAACCCAACAGTTTTTTTATGCGAAGAGGCGATTACCTCAACGATAGAGAAAGTGACAGAAATTTTGATTCACAATTTTACAACCACAGGCAAAatagctatcaaaatgaatatcAAGACGCATCATCATCAGATGCGGGAAGAAACTCAGATAGAACTTATACAGCAGAAGATAGAGGTTATAAGAGTTCTcttaaaatgaatgaaaatcgcTTTAATAACAGTAGAGATGGTCCTTATCGAAGTACTGATAGGAGTTATCAAGTTCCATATCACAGGAAGTATCCTCCTTCAAGAAATGATTTCAATTCAGAGTATCAGCCAAAATATCAACAGTATTCACCCAAAAATCAATTTCGCTCAGATTCTCAACCAGAAACTCCACCTCGTTCCTCTAGAAATCAATTCTGCCCAGATAATCCACCCCATTTATCAAGAAATCAATTTCAACCAGACTTTACTGCATACAGTTCATCAAATCCCTCAAAGAATCTAAGTCGCCCAGAGTTTCCAACAGAATGTCAACCTTATCCTCCAAGTAATCAATATCGCCAACAGTTCCCAACAGAAAGTTCATCAAATCTTCCAAGTGATAGATATcgccaacagttgccaacagaaAGTTCATCAAATCTTCCAAGTGATCGATATCGCCAACACTCCCCAACAAGAAGTTCATCAAATCCTTCAAGTAATCGATTCAGCCAACAGTTCCAACCAGAAAGTTCATCAAATCCTTCAAGTAATCGATTCAGCCAGCAGTCCCCAACAGGAAGTTCATCAAATACTTCAAGTAATCGATATCGCCAACAGTCCCCAACAAGAAGTTCATCAAATCTTCCAAGTGATCGATATCGCCAACACTCCCCAACAAGAAGTTCATCAAATCCTTCAAGTAATCGATTCAGCCAACAGTTCCCAACAGAAAGTTCATCAAATCTTTTAAGTGATCGATATCGCCAACAGTCCCCAACAAGAAGTTCATCAAATCCTTCAAGTAATCGATTCAGCCAACATTTCCCACCAGAAAGTTCATCAAATCTTCCAAGTGATCGATATCGCCAACAGTTTTCAGCAGAAAGTCAACCTTGTCGTCCCGAAAATCAATGTGACTCAAATTCTCTGGCAAAAAATCCATCTTATCCCCCAAGAAATCAATTTTGCTCGGAGTTTCCAACAGAGAGTTCACCAAATCCCATAAGAAACAAATTCTATACACAAGATCAACACCAGTCATATAGGAATGAGAAGTTTGAACCCCAAGAACCTAATTGGCATCATCCCAATGTGGGTGAGTTTGAAAGAATGGTTTCATTCAAATGCAACCAGAAAAATCAACAACAATCACCTCTTGATAGAATTCCAGCCTTATCCAgtcaaaatccactcaacagctacaacaatgaatcaataaatgcaGCCTCAagcaaaaacggctctaacgttgGAAATAAGTTTCAGTCCCTGAAACAGGGACTTGATAGAATTAAAAATACTCCATATTCAAAAAATGTCAAACAAGTcaaagaaaagaataatatgaaacaaCAAGTCATTTCTCCAGAAGAATCCAAACATGCTGATGAGTTTAGATTGATAGAGCATATAATCCCTGTCGAGAAAGAATATTCTGAAATCACAATTGATGATATTAAGAACAGGGAAGGACCGGTTGGTGATATTGTTATAATGAACAATAAACATAAGGATAAAACgtattttaaaatcttgaaagaaACTGCTGAAACCTGGAATATGCTCTTCTATCTCAATTCTGAACAGTGCGTGTCTGCCGAGGGAAAAATATCCTG GATTGCAACTGTTCTATTTAATGATGTGGAGCTGTCGAAAGCACAAGGCGAAAATAAAGGAGAGGTTAGAACGGCAGCTGGTGCTCGTGCCCTATGGAAACTATATCAGTGGTATTTCACTGTCGAG AAAGATGAAGCAAAAAAGACCCGGACACATGACATTTTGAAAGGGGACTCGggtcttaatgattttcatatcGT tCCAAATCGAGCCAGCCAGATAGGAGTTGCAAGCGTTAAGGCTACTTTCCAGacgataaaaaataaaaatttgaatcatTTGAGGAAGCAGATAGAAAGTTATGCAAACGATCAGACTTGTCTCGGATATCTGATACTTTCGGAAAATTTCAACGCTAGCACACGGAAAAGTTTGATAGA ATATGCCAAGACATTTAAAAATCTGCAAACTCCTAAATTCAATTGGAACCAAAAAAGTCAGGTGGTAATAACTAAACTTGAAGATGTACCCGTTGGCTGGGCCCTTATAGAAAAGATTCTCGAAAAACGAGATCTGTACAAGAGCTCTGGCgagtatcaattatattttccagGAAAATTCCCTTTTCCAATACCCTACGCTTTTCCTGGAGTAGAATTTTTAACACCTTAA
- the LOC111063237 gene encoding uncharacterized protein LOC111063237 isoform X3, with translation MSQPNSFFMRRGDYLNDRESDRNFDSQFYNHRQNSYQNEYQDASSSDAGRNSDRTYTAEDRGYKSSLKMNENRFNNSRDGPYRSTDRSYQVPYHRKYPPSRNDFNSEYQPKYQQYSPKNQFRSDSQPETPPRSSRNQFCPDNPPHLSRNQFQPDFTAYSSSNPSKNLSRPEFPTECQPYPPSNQYRQQFPTESSSNLPSDRYRQQLPTESSSNLPSDRYRQHSPTRSSSNPSSNRFSQQFQPESSSNPSSNRFSQQSPTGSSSNTSSNRYRQQSPTRSSSNLPSDRYRQHSPTRSSSNPSSNRFSQQFPTESSSNLLSDRYRQQSPTRSSSNPSSNRFSQHFPPESSSNLPSDRYRQQFSAESQPCRPENQCDSNSLAKNPSYPPRNQFCSEFPTESSPNPIRNKFYTQDQHQSYRNEKFEPQEPNWHHPNVGEFERMVSFKCNQKNQQQSPLDRIPALSSQNPLNSYNNESINAASSKNGSNVGNKFQSLKQGLDRIKNTPYSKNVKQVKEKNNMKQQVISPEESKHADEFRLIEHIIPVEKEYSEITIDDIKNREGPVGDIVIMNNKHKDKTYFKILKETAETWNMLFYLNSEQCVSAEGKISWIATVLFNDVELSKAQGENKGEVRTAAGARALWKLYQWYFTVEKDEAKKTRTHDILKGDSGLNDFHIVPNRASQIGVASVKATFQTIKNKNLNHLRKQIESYANDQTCLGYLILSENFNASTRKSLIEYAKTFKNLQTPKFNWNQKSQVVITKLEDVPVGWALIEKILEKRDLYKSSGEYQLYFPGKFPFPIPYAFPGVEFLTP, from the exons ATGAGTCAACCCAACAGTTTTTTTATGCGAAGAGGCGATTACCTCAACGATAGAGAAAGTGACAGAAATTTTGATTCACAATTTTACAACCACAGGCAAAatagctatcaaaatgaatatcAAGACGCATCATCATCAGATGCGGGAAGAAACTCAGATAGAACTTATACAGCAGAAGATAGAGGTTATAAGAGTTCTcttaaaatgaatgaaaatcgcTTTAATAACAGTAGAGATGGTCCTTATCGAAGTACTGATAGGAGTTATCAAGTTCCATATCACAGGAAGTATCCTCCTTCAAGAAATGATTTCAATTCAGAGTATCAGCCAAAATATCAACAGTATTCACCCAAAAATCAATTTCGCTCAGATTCTCAACCAGAAACTCCACCTCGTTCCTCTAGAAATCAATTCTGCCCAGATAATCCACCCCATTTATCAAGAAATCAATTTCAACCAGACTTTACTGCATACAGTTCATCAAATCCCTCAAAGAATCTAAGTCGCCCAGAGTTTCCAACAGAATGTCAACCTTATCCTCCAAGTAATCAATATCGCCAACAGTTCCCAACAGAAAGTTCATCAAATCTTCCAAGTGATAGATATcgccaacagttgccaacagaaAGTTCATCAAATCTTCCAAGTGATCGATATCGCCAACACTCCCCAACAAGAAGTTCATCAAATCCTTCAAGTAATCGATTCAGCCAACAGTTCCAACCAGAAAGTTCATCAAATCCTTCAAGTAATCGATTCAGCCAGCAGTCCCCAACAGGAAGTTCATCAAATACTTCAAGTAATCGATATCGCCAACAGTCCCCAACAAGAAGTTCATCAAATCTTCCAAGTGATCGATATCGCCAACACTCCCCAACAAGAAGTTCATCAAATCCTTCAAGTAATCGATTCAGCCAACAGTTCCCAACAGAAAGTTCATCAAATCTTTTAAGTGATCGATATCGCCAACAGTCCCCAACAAGAAGTTCATCAAATCCTTCAAGTAATCGATTCAGCCAACATTTCCCACCAGAAAGTTCATCAAATCTTCCAAGTGATCGATATCGCCAACAGTTTTCAGCAGAAAGTCAACCTTGTCGTCCCGAAAATCAATGTGACTCAAATTCTCTGGCAAAAAATCCATCTTATCCCCCAAGAAATCAATTTTGCTCGGAGTTTCCAACAGAGAGTTCACCAAATCCCATAAGAAACAAATTCTATACACAAGATCAACACCAGTCATATAGGAATGAGAAGTTTGAACCCCAAGAACCTAATTGGCATCATCCCAATGTGGGTGAGTTTGAAAGAATGGTTTCATTCAAATGCAACCAGAAAAATCAACAACAATCACCTCTTGATAGAATTCCAGCCTTATCCAgtcaaaatccactcaacagctacaacaatgaatcaataaatgcaGCCTCAagcaaaaacggctctaacgttgGAAATAAGTTTCAGTCCCTGAAACAGGGACTTGATAGAATTAAAAATACTCCATATTCAAAAAATGTCAAACAAGTcaaagaaaagaataatatgaaacaaCAAGTCATTTCTCCAGAAGAATCCAAACATGCTGATGAGTTTAGATTGATAGAGCATATAATCCCTGTCGAGAAAGAATATTCTGAAATCACAATTGATGATATTAAGAACAGGGAAGGACCGGTTGGTGATATTGTTATAATGAACAATAAACATAAGGATAAAACgtattttaaaatcttgaaagaaACTGCTGAAACCTGGAATATGCTCTTCTATCTCAATTCTGAACAGTGCGTGTCTGCCGAGGGAAAAATATCCTG GATTGCAACTGTTCTATTTAATGATGTGGAGCTGTCGAAAGCACAAGGCGAAAATAAAGGAGAGGTTAGAACGGCAGCTGGTGCTCGTGCCCTATGGAAACTATATCAGTGGTATTTCACTGTCGAG AAAGATGAAGCAAAAAAGACCCGGACACATGACATTTTGAAAGGGGACTCGggtcttaatgattttcatatcGT tCCAAATCGAGCCAGCCAGATAGGAGTTGCAAGCGTTAAGGCTACTTTCCAGacgataaaaaataaaaatttgaatcatTTGAGGAAGCAGATAGAAAGTTATGCAAACGATCAGACTTGTCTCGGATATCTGATACTTTCGGAAAATTTCAACGCTAGCACACGGAAAAGTTTGATAGA